Proteins encoded within one genomic window of Aspergillus nidulans FGSC A4 chromosome VII:
- a CDS encoding FPP/GGPP synthase family protein (transcript_id=CADANIAT00008225): MSPPLDSALEPLSEYKETAFPRTEKDPSQYKEHDLVTPEKEIQTGYFSPRGSHSSHGSHDSSASSNISLDDARMSDVNNSPNVFHDDPDTIDEKLSMYWKAANETVIREPYDYIAGIPGKEIRRKLLEAFNHWYKVDEQSCQAIATTVGMAHNASLLIDDIQDSSKLRRGVPCAHEVFGIAQTINSANYVYFLAQNQLFRLRSWPQAISVFNEEMVNLHRGQGMELFWRDNLLPPSMDDYLQMIANKTGGLFRMIVRLLQTSSRQVIDVEQLVDVLGLYFQILDDYKNIREEKMAAQKGFFEDLTEGKFSFPICHAIGEGAKNRTALLHMLRLKTDDMKIKQEAVCILDNAGSLDYTREVLYGLDRKARSLLREFKTPNPFMEALLDAMLSSLQACH, from the exons ATGTCACCCCCACTTGACTCTGCCCTGGAGCCACTGTCCGAATACAAGGAAACAGCCTTTCCCAGAACTGAAAAAGACCCGTCGCAGTACAAAGAGCACGACCTTGTAACGCCTGAAAAAGAAATCCAGACTGGGTACTTTTCGCCGCGTGGAAGCCACAGCAGCCACGGTTCTCACgactccagcgcctcctccaatATCAGCCTCGACGACGCCCGGATGTCAGATGTGAACAATTCGCCAAATGTATTCCATGACGACCCAGATACGATCGACGAGAAGTTGTCGATGTACTGGAAGGCGGCGAATGAAACG GTGATTAGAGAGCCGTATGACTACATCGCTGGGATCCCAGGCAAAGAGATCCGCCGAAAGCTCTTGGAGGCCTTCAACCACTGGTACAAAGTTGACGAACAGTCGTGCCAGGCTATTGCAACCACTGTTGGTATGGCACACAATGCATCCCTGCT CATCGACGATATTCAAGACAGTTCCAAGCTCCGAAGAGGTGTTCCATGCGCACATGAAGTGTTTGGCATCGCCCAGACCATTAACTCCGCCAACTATGTCTACTTTCTGGCGCAAAACCAGCTGTTTAGACTGCGGAGCTGGCCCCAGGCAATTTCGGTATTCAACGAAGAAATGGTCAATTTGCACCGCGGTCAAGGCATGGAGCTATTCTGGCGGGATAACCTGCTGCCTCCGTCCATGGATGACTATCTGCAGATGATCGCTAACAAGACAGGTGGACTGTTTCGGATGATAGTGCGGCTGCTCCAGACAAGCAGCAGACAGGTCATTGACGTCGAGCAGTTGGTGGATGTTCTTGGGCTTTACTTTCAGATCCTCGACGACTACAAGAATAtcagagaagagaag ATGGCCGCCCAGAAAGGGTTCTTCGAAGACCTGACGGAGGGCAAATTCTCGTTCCCCATTTGCCATGCAATCGGAGAAGGGGCCAAGAACAGAACTGCTCTGCTCCATATGTTGAGGCTCAAAACGGATGacatgaagatcaagcaagaaGCAGTCTGCATACTGGACAATGCTGGCAGTTTAGATTACACGCGAGAGGTGCTTTACGGGCTGGACAGGAAGGCTCGCAGTCTGCTTCGGGAGTTCAAGACTCCGAACCCTTTCATGGAGGCTCTTTTGGATGCAATGTTGAGCAGCCTTCAGGCATGCCATTGA
- a CDS encoding uncharacterized protein (transcript_id=CADANIAT00008226): MPESQIIELGTLGQIPLYSLERALQDPLRAVKLRRQIVSQHQATGNIDFTTDGSALPYEGYDYKAVLGACCENVIGYMPIPVGVAGPIKINGKMVFLPMSTTEGALVASTNRGCMAINAGGGVTALVLGDGMTRAPIVRFPSLEEAGAAKQWLGSDAGFLIIEDAFNASSRFARLQNIKATAVGSDLYIRFTASTGDAMGMNMISKGVEQALEAMQKHGFESMDVVSLSGNFCADKKPAAVNWIEGRGKTVTAQATIPEHAVRETLKTSVEALVELNVSKNLVGSAVAGALGGFNAHAANVVTAIYLATGQDPAQNVQSSNTLTVMKNVNGDLQISVFMPSIEVGTVGGGTVLGPQKAMLHMMGVQGADPEQPGRNAQELALLVAAGVLAGELSLCSALSAGSLVKSHLTHNRKKG; encoded by the exons ATGCCTGAGAGTCAGATCATCGAACTGGGCACGCTGGGCCAGATCCCCCTTTACAGCCTTGAACGCGCGCTCCAGGACCCTCTTCGGGCTGTCAAACTGCGACGGCAAATCGTCTCCCAGCATCAAGCCACTGGCAACATCGACTTCACAACGGACGGCTCCGCGCTCCCGTACGAAGGATACGACTACAAAGCAGTCCTCGGAGCCTGCTGCGAGAACGTGATCGGGTATATGCCCATCCCTGTGGGCGTCGCCGGTCCGATCAAAATCAACGGAAAGATGGTGTTTCTCCCCATGTCCACGACAGAGGGCGCGCTGGTTGCGAGCACGAATCGTGGCTGCATGGCGATCAACGCCGGTGGAGGCGTGACTGCTCTGGTGCTGGGCGATGGCATGACCCGAGCGCCTATCGTTCGATTTCCCAGTCTCGAAGAAGCCGGCGCCGCAAAACAATGGCTGGGCTCTGATGCAGGATTTCTCATCATTGAGGACGCGTTCAATGCATCCAGCCGCTTCGCTCGGCTTCAAAACATTAAGGCCACGGCCGTTGGCTCGGACCTCTATATCCGGTTCACGGCCAGCACGGGCGACGCAATGGGCATGAACATGATCTCCAAAGGGGTTGAGCAAGCGCTGGAGGCGATGCAAAAGCACGGGTTCGAGTCTATGGATGTCGTCTCGCTGTCGGGGAACTTCTGTGCGGATAAAAAACCTGCGGCTGTGAACTGGATTGAGGGGCGAGGCAAGACCGTGACCGCGCAGGCGACAATACCTGAACATGCGGTTCGAGAAACACTCAAGACCAGTGTCGAGGCCCTCGTGGAGCTCAACGTCTCCAAGAACCTGGTGGGCAGTGCTGTTGCAGGGGCTCTGGGAGGGTTCAACGCCCATGCCGCCAATGTTGTCACGGCGATTTATCTTGCCACTGGTCAGGATCCCGCACAGAATGTGCAAAGCAGCAACACTCTGACCGTGATGAAAAA TGTGAATGGTGATTTGCAAATCTCTGTTTTCATGCCTTCCATTGAAGTCGGCACCGTTGGGGGAGGGACAGTCCTGGGCCCTCAAAAGGCAATGCTGCACATGATGGGCGTCCAAGGGGCCGACCCCGAACAGCCAGGTAGAAACGCACAGGAGCTGGCCCTGCTGGTGGCGGCTGGCGTGCTGGCTGGAGAGCTCAGTCTTTGCTCTGCTCTGTCAGCGGGCTCGTTGGTGAAAAGCCACTTGACCCATAATCGGaagaaaggatga